A genomic region of Cannabis sativa cultivar Pink pepper isolate KNU-18-1 chromosome 1, ASM2916894v1, whole genome shotgun sequence contains the following coding sequences:
- the LOC115705847 gene encoding soluble inorganic pyrophosphatase 1: MSDEANHEVEEKPYQHPQRSVPRLNERILSSLSRRSVAAHPWHDLEIGPEAPHIFNCVVEITKGSKVKYELDKKTGLIKVDRILYSSVVYPHNYGFIPRTLCEDNDPLDVLILMQEPVLPGCFLRAKAIGLMPMIDQGEKDDKIIAVCADDPEYKHYNDIKELAPHRLSEIRRFFEDYKKNENKEVAVNDFLPSTTATEAIQYSMDLYAEYILHTLRR; the protein is encoded by the exons ATGAGTGACGAAGCCAACCATGAGGTTGAGGAGAAGCCCTACCAACACCCACAACGTTCAGTCCCACGTTTAAATGAGAGGATTCTTTCATCTTTATCTAGGCGATCAGTTGCTGCACATCCCTGGCATGATCTTGAGATTG GACCTGAAGCTCCCCACATTTTTAACTGT GTGGTTGAGATTACCAAGGGAAGTAAGGTCAAATATGAACTCGATAAGAAAACAGGACTGATTAAG GTTGATCGAATTCTGTATTCATCAGTTGTCTATCCTCATAATTACGGTTTCATTCCTCGCACATTGTGTGAAGACAATGATCCACTGGATGTTCTGATCCTGATGCAG GAGCCAGTTCTTCCTGGTTGTTTTCTGAGAGCCAAGGCCATAGGATTAATGCCCATGATTGACCAG GGAGAGAAAGATGATAAGATCATTGCTGTCTGTGCTGATGATCCAGAATACAAGCACTACAATGACATCAAGGAACTTGCTCCTCACCGTCTTTCAGAGATTCGCCGCTTCTTTGAAGACT ACAAGAAAAATGAGAACAAAGAGGTTGCAGTCAATGACTTTTTACCCTCTACTACTGCCACTGAAGCCATCCAGTACTCAAT GGACCTTTATGCTGAGTACATTCTGCATACTCTGAGGCGGTAG